One segment of Paenibacillus sp. FSL R7-0337 DNA contains the following:
- a CDS encoding DUF4430 domain-containing protein, with product MFKLVKRGRGRLAPLLLLLMVLLLSGCSSAQPDEAGGGTQPPAGTPAAQTPRPGDEAAPLPGAAEGTAVPSAPAEGTAAPAQAGRGEPAKPASPSAAATQPSAGASEPAKSSVSPSAAATQPSAGASEPAKPQASPGAAATQPTAGVSEPAKPASPSAAATQPSAATPKPPTPKPAPAATAKPAPAVTAKPPAATRSPAATPKPDNVVTLSITGDEEHGVILAAAQYEIKKGESVLDLLKRITRGQKIQMEYQGSKAFAYVEGIDNLYENDHGSESGWMYKVNGEFPSKAAGSWIVEPGDNIEWLYTLDLGKDLGAKAP from the coding sequence ATGTTCAAACTAGTCAAAAGAGGCCGGGGAAGGCTGGCTCCGCTGCTTCTCCTGCTGATGGTGCTGCTGCTCTCCGGCTGCTCCTCTGCGCAGCCGGATGAGGCAGGCGGCGGCACACAGCCGCCCGCCGGGACCCCGGCCGCGCAGACGCCGCGGCCTGGAGACGAAGCGGCTCCGCTGCCGGGAGCCGCTGAGGGCACTGCCGTACCATCCGCCCCTGCGGAAGGTACGGCAGCTCCAGCGCAGGCGGGCAGGGGCGAGCCCGCCAAGCCGGCGTCGCCAAGCGCAGCGGCGACGCAACCATCGGCGGGCGCAAGCGAGCCCGCCAAGTCCTCGGTGTCGCCAAGCGCAGCGGCGACGCAACCATCGGCGGGCGCAAGCGAGCCCGCCAAGCCCCAAGCGTCGCCAGGCGCAGCGGCGACGCAGCCAACGGCGGGCGTAAGCGAGCCCGCCAAGCCGGCGTCGCCAAGCGCAGCGGCGACGCAACCATCGGCGGCCACACCCAAGCCGCCGACCCCCAAGCCCGCTCCGGCGGCTACGGCCAAGCCCGCTCCGGCGGTTACGGCCAAGCCGCCAGCCGCCACGCGCTCCCCGGCAGCCACGCCCAAGCCGGACAACGTGGTCACCCTCTCCATCACCGGAGATGAGGAGCATGGTGTGATTCTGGCCGCCGCCCAGTATGAGATCAAGAAGGGCGAGAGTGTGCTGGACCTGCTGAAGCGGATTACGCGGGGGCAGAAGATCCAGATGGAATATCAGGGCAGCAAGGCATTTGCTTACGTGGAAGGTATAGATAATTTGTACGAGAATGATCACGGGTCAGAGAGCGGGTGGATGTACAAGGTCAATGGAGAATTTCCGTCCAAGGCTGCGGGCAGCTGGATCGTCGAGCCCGGGGATAACATCGAGTGGCTGTATACGCTTGATCTAGGCAAAGACCTGGGGGCCAAAGCACCATGA
- a CDS encoding energy-coupling factor transporter transmembrane component T, whose protein sequence is MSSGFRSMHPVVALLYYAGLLLFTLMIFHPLFLATEIAGLLVLLLLQGQGRLLVRGLPFMLLMTASVALLNPMFSHRGAHILFYWLDQPITLEAVLYGLMMMTMLLTIFIWFISYNYTVTTDKFMYLFAAAAPRTALLTLMAIRFVPLFQRRLRQITLIQRLRGVDTGTGSLKKRMTDGMTLLKVLLTWSLEEALQTGDSMSARGYGSTKRSTYTIYKADLQDKLVMLLLTVSGVVTLLFWVQGYGKLEIYPRMRPADFGWQEAVMYGSFCLFVLIPAGLEGKEKWLWRSSKHSSYPSDTLKKTGTHSMSYRSS, encoded by the coding sequence ATGAGCAGCGGCTTCCGTTCCATGCATCCGGTAGTAGCCCTGCTGTATTATGCAGGGCTGCTGCTGTTCACTCTGATGATCTTCCATCCGTTATTTCTGGCTACAGAGATAGCCGGACTGCTGGTGTTGCTGCTATTGCAGGGACAAGGGAGGCTGCTTGTGCGCGGCTTGCCTTTTATGCTGCTGATGACAGCTTCCGTGGCCTTGCTGAACCCGATGTTCTCGCATAGAGGAGCGCATATTCTGTTCTACTGGTTGGATCAGCCTATTACACTGGAAGCTGTGCTGTATGGACTGATGATGATGACAATGCTGCTAACCATTTTTATCTGGTTTATATCCTACAATTACACGGTGACTACAGATAAATTCATGTACCTGTTCGCGGCGGCTGCGCCGAGAACAGCGCTGCTGACGCTGATGGCCATCCGGTTCGTGCCGCTGTTCCAGCGGCGGCTGCGCCAGATTACGCTGATCCAGCGTCTGCGCGGGGTAGATACCGGTACGGGAAGCCTTAAGAAAAGAATGACTGACGGAATGACGCTGCTCAAAGTGCTGCTGACCTGGTCGCTGGAGGAAGCCCTCCAGACTGGAGACTCCATGTCAGCCCGTGGTTACGGCAGCACCAAACGCAGCACTTACACGATATACAAGGCCGATTTGCAGGATAAGCTGGTGATGCTGCTGTTAACTGTTAGCGGTGTGGTTACGCTGCTGTTCTGGGTGCAGGGCTACGGCAAGCTGGAGATCTATCCCCGGATGAGACCGGCGGACTTCGGCTGGCAGGAGGCCGTCATGTACGGCAGCTTCTGCCTGTTCGTGCTCATTCCTGCGGGGCTGGAAGGAAAGGAGAAATGGTTATGGAGATCCTCAAAGCACAGCAGTTATCCTTCCGATACCCTGAAGAAAACAGGGACACACTCCATGAGCTATCGTTCGTCATAG
- a CDS encoding ABC transporter ATP-binding protein, which yields MEILKAQQLSFRYPEENRDTLHELSFVIEEGEFVVLCGPSGSGKTTLLRHLKRELAPVGSISGTLTYKGKPLSGLPAAVAAGEIGMVFQNPDAQIVMDTVWHELAFSMENLGLPPAVMRTRLAEICGLFGLEPLLYRPVHELSGGQKQLMNLASVLLLQPKVLLLDEPTSQLDPVAAREFIMALQRLNEEMAVTVIISEHRLEEVLPLADRVLMLEDGKLLADAAPRLFARQTGSGALTSAGRYLSAASRLHLSLSPEADSTAPENIPLTVREGRRWIHSLLARTDAAAGLELVNNLNSPDVPAPLTSRVISAQGASSSPIPAASSLLTCREVTFRYEKEGREVLRKLSLTLKQGELLAVMGGNGAGKSTLLHVLNGLMKPQRGKIELAKGKTTGLLAQNPLLYFSYDTVAEELQHMGSYAGLSPEAAESRIEALLEVFQLREVLQSHPHDLSGGQQQQTALAMMLLMKPDILLLDEPTKGLDPAAKDRLAALLQQLRGQGISILIVTHDVEFAARHATRCALLFDGGITAEGTPAEFFSNNYFYTTAVNRMVRDWLPQALTIEDVIRAWPASAYR from the coding sequence ATGGAGATCCTCAAAGCACAGCAGTTATCCTTCCGATACCCTGAAGAAAACAGGGACACACTCCATGAGCTATCGTTCGTCATAGAAGAGGGTGAATTTGTCGTGCTCTGCGGCCCGTCCGGCAGCGGCAAAACCACCCTGCTGCGCCATCTGAAGCGGGAGCTCGCCCCGGTAGGTTCAATCAGCGGAACCTTGACCTACAAAGGGAAACCTCTATCCGGGCTTCCGGCAGCGGTGGCTGCCGGGGAGATCGGGATGGTCTTCCAGAACCCGGATGCACAGATAGTGATGGATACGGTCTGGCATGAGCTGGCCTTCTCCATGGAGAATCTGGGGCTACCGCCTGCTGTCATGCGGACCCGGCTGGCAGAGATCTGTGGCTTGTTCGGGCTGGAGCCGCTGCTTTACCGTCCGGTACATGAGCTGTCAGGCGGACAAAAGCAGCTAATGAACCTGGCCTCAGTGCTGCTGCTTCAGCCCAAGGTGCTGCTGCTTGATGAGCCAACCTCCCAGCTTGATCCCGTTGCTGCGCGGGAATTCATTATGGCGCTGCAGCGGCTGAACGAGGAGATGGCGGTCACGGTGATCATCAGCGAGCACAGGCTGGAGGAGGTGCTGCCGCTGGCTGATCGGGTGCTGATGCTGGAAGACGGCAAGCTGCTGGCAGATGCCGCTCCCCGCTTGTTCGCCCGGCAGACCGGCAGCGGGGCCTTGACCTCGGCTGGACGTTACCTGTCAGCCGCTTCACGCCTGCACTTGTCGCTCTCTCCGGAAGCAGATTCGACTGCGCCGGAGAATATTCCGCTGACCGTGCGTGAGGGCAGACGCTGGATACATTCCCTGCTGGCTAGAACGGACGCTGCCGCAGGCTTAGAACTTGTTAATAACTTGAATAGTCCCGACGTACCAGCCCCCCTAACTTCCCGCGTAATATCTGCTCAAGGGGCGTCTTCATCCCCAATCCCCGCCGCATCGTCTCTGCTCACCTGCCGCGAAGTGACCTTCCGGTATGAGAAGGAGGGCCGGGAGGTCCTCAGGAAGCTCTCGCTGACACTCAAGCAGGGGGAGCTCCTGGCAGTCATGGGCGGGAACGGCGCAGGCAAGTCCACCCTGCTGCATGTGCTGAACGGGCTGATGAAGCCGCAGCGCGGCAAAATAGAGCTGGCCAAAGGCAAGACTACCGGCCTGCTGGCGCAGAATCCGCTGCTCTATTTCAGTTATGATACAGTGGCTGAGGAGTTACAGCATATGGGCAGCTACGCCGGGTTATCCCCTGAGGCAGCAGAAAGCCGGATTGAGGCTTTACTCGAAGTGTTCCAGCTCCGGGAGGTGCTGCAGAGTCATCCGCATGATCTCAGCGGCGGGCAGCAGCAGCAGACCGCGCTTGCCATGATGCTGCTCATGAAGCCGGATATTCTGCTGCTGGATGAGCCGACCAAGGGGCTTGATCCAGCCGCCAAAGACAGGCTGGCCGCCCTGCTTCAGCAATTGCGCGGGCAAGGGATCAGTATTCTTATCGTAACGCATGATGTAGAGTTCGCGGCTAGGCATGCTACGCGCTGCGCGCTCCTGTTCGACGGGGGAATTACGGCGGAGGGCACACCGGCTGAGTTCTTCAGCAACAATTACTTCTATACCACGGCAGTCAACCGGATGGTGCGGGACTGGCTGCCGCAGGCATTGACCATAGAGGATGTGATTCGCGCATGGCCCGCTTCCGCGTACCGCTGA